In one window of Arachis ipaensis cultivar K30076 chromosome B06, Araip1.1, whole genome shotgun sequence DNA:
- the LOC107647138 gene encoding uncharacterized protein LOC107647138 → MLGEAVRNGRIAPLLVGGDHIELSHLQFADNTVLFCSPEIATIVNYKRLFWCFELMSGLSINFDKSNLISVNCANPRLVKTWKPIIDKVEQKLSLWKAKVLNKSGKLVLIKSILNSLPIYYLSLYKMPKAVADKLIALQRNFMWCKENGNYGIPMVKWELVQAPKKVGSLGVGDAVLRNTTLLFKWWWRFSKEDYPLWKKIVCSCNKLNPDVMLATQPLPVKGGPWKDICQLNIKEPRIRDKVIWNFQWRRELFQWELELVNQLHERLRPVKLSSGYTSGDLSAEITSYSFTSSIWKGFVPPRIELFGWFVLVGRVNTKEQLTKLGVNILGDSMCVLCTNELESVEHLFLRCEVTWQVWCKWLRSLGREWVIPGTIKEMLESWHGMHNRQQGQKMWMTVFFAVIWNIWLERNARASLEVIHTRTVMNYTEWRGGDLGGG, encoded by the exons ATGTTGGGGGAAGCCGTCAGGAACGGACGTATTGCTCCACTGCTGGTAGGGGGAGATCATATTGAACTGTCGCACCTACAATTTGCAGATAACACTGTTTTGTTCTGCTCGCCAGAGATTGCAACAATTGTAAACTATAAGAGACTGTTCTGGTGCTTTGAGTTGATGTCTGGGCTGAGCATCAATTTTGATAAATCGAATCTGATATCAGTGAACT GTGCGAATCCGCGCttggtgaagacttggaaacCAATCATTGATAAGGTGGAACAGAAGCTTAGCTTGTGGAAAGCAAAGGTTTTGAACAAATCAGGTAAGCTGGTCCTTATCAAATCGATACTGAATAGTCTCCCCATATATTACCTTAGTCTGTACAAGATGCCGAAGGCGGTGGCGGACAAGCTGATCGCTTTACAACGGAACTTTATGTGGTGCAAGGAGAACGGGAACTATGGTATACCTATGGTTAAGTGGGAGCTAGTTCAGGCTCCAAAAAAGGTTGGGAGCTTGGGGGTTGGTGATGCAGTGCTGAGAAACACAACGcttctgtttaagtggtggtggcggttttcaaaggaggattaCCCGTTGTGGAAGAAGATTGTTTGTTCGTGCAACAAGTTGAACCCGGATGTAATGTTAGCAACTCAGCCTTTACCAGTAAAAGGAGGGCCTTGGAAAGACATATGTCAGCTGAATATAAAAGAACCGCGGATTCGAGATAAAGTG ATATGGAATTTTCAATGGAGGAGAGAGTTGTTCCAATGGGAGCTGGAACTTGTCAATCAGCTTCATGAGAGGTTAAGGCCAGTGAAGTTGTCATCAG GCTATACAAGCGGAGACCTGTCAGCTGAGATAACGAGTTATAGTTTCACGAGTTCCATTTGGAAAGGTTTCGTACCTCCGAGAATTGAGCTCTTTGGGTGGTTTGTGCTAGTTGGTAGAGTTAACACCAAGGAGCAACTGACTAAACTAGGAGTCAACATTCTGGGTGATAGTATGTGTGTACTGTGTACCAACGAATTAGAATCTGTTGAGCATTTATTCCTTAGGTGTGAGgtaacatggcaggtgtggtgcaagTGGTTGAGGTCACTAGGAAGAGAGTGGGTGATTCCCGGAACCATTAAAGAAATGCTTGAGAGTTGGCATGGCATGCATAATAGACAACAAGGGCAGAAGATGTGGATGACAGTgttctttgcagtgatttggaaCATCTGGTTGGAACGGAATGCAAGAGCAAGTCTGGAAGTCATTCACACAAGGACGGTGATGAATTACACAGAATGGCGTGGTGGTGATCTTGGGGGAGGCTGA
- the LOC107647137 gene encoding uncharacterized protein LOC107647137 has protein sequence MDKRLMRFKEELTRLDNLVSDGIYDGTTEARRKALVSFCSKWYIRKEIHWKQMSRSKHATNMDKNTRYFHNIASARRRNNKIDAMMIHGRLVRNQARIKGAIRGFYKDLYRHEYVPRIGIRDGLVKCIHRDEAEALEVMPTDEEIKEAVWDCESSKAPGSNGYNMNFIKKCWEDIGPELR, from the coding sequence ATGGATAAGAGACTCATGAGGTTTAAGGAGGAGCTCACCAGGCTGGACAATTTAGTTAGTGATGGGATTTATGATGGTACAACGGAGGCTAGAAGGAAGGCGCTTGTGAGCTTTTGTTCAAAATGGTACATTAGAAAGGAAATACACTGGAAACAGATGTCTCGGTCTAAGCATGCTACAAACATGGATAAGAATACCAGATACTTTCATAACATTGCTTCGGCCAGAAGACGGAATAACAAGATCGATGCAATGATGATACATGGAAGACTTGTGCGGAATCAGGCGAGAATAAAAGGTGCGATTAGAGGGTTCTACAAGGATTTATATAGACATGAATATGTTCCGAGGATTGGAATCAGGGATGGCTTAGTAAAGTGTATCCATAGGGATGAGGCTGAAGCTTTAGAAGTGATGCCGACGGATGAGGAAATCAAGGAGGCTGTGTGGGACTGCGAATCTTCCAAGGCCCCAGGGAGTAATGGGTATaacatgaacttcataaagaaaTGCTGGGAGGACATTGGGCCGGAGCTGCGGTAA